A window of the Salmo trutta chromosome 25, fSalTru1.1, whole genome shotgun sequence genome harbors these coding sequences:
- the LOC115162081 gene encoding somatostatin receptor type 1 has protein sequence MLINSSIRNLTLEDVVFLINNSSGNGTYNESHGSAILISFIYSVVCLVGLCGNSMVIYVIFRYAKMKTATNIYILNLAIADELLMLSVPFLVTSSLLHHWPFGSLLCRLVLSVDAINMFTSIYCLTVLSIDRYIAVVHPIKASRYRRPTIAKIVNFGVWMFSILVILPIIIFSTTVPNLDGSVACNIQMPEPVNQWMAVFVIYAFLMGFLFPVIAICMCYILIIAKMRVVAMKAGWQQRKKSERKITLMVLMVVTVFVICWMPFHIVQLVNVFVEHHNATFMQLAVILGYANSCANPILYGFLSDNFKRSFQRILCLRWMDNATEEPIDYYATALKSRGYSADEFQPDNMECDSTYRNGICTSRTTTL, from the coding sequence ATGCTCATCAACAGCTCTATCAGGAATCTAACACTGGAGGACGTTGTTTTCCTAATTAACAACTCGTCTGGGAACGGAACGTACAACGAGTCTCACGGCAGCGCTATCCTCATCTCCTTCATTTACTCGGTTGTCTGTTTGGTCGGACTGTGCGGGAACTCTATGGTTATCTATGTCATTTTCAGATATGCCAAAATGAAAACGGCAACAAATATTTACATTCTGAATTTGGCCATCGCGGACGAGTTACTTATGCTGAGTGTCCCCTTCTTGGTGACATCTTCACTCCTCCATCACTGGCCTTTCGGCTCCCTTCTCTGCCGACTTGTTCTAAGTGTTGATGCTATTAATATGTTTACGAGTATTTACTGCCTAACTGTACTTAGCATAGACCGATATATTGCGGTTGTGCACCCCATCAAAGCCTCCCGGTACCGGAGGCCCACAATAGCTAAAATAGTCAACTTTGGGGTTTGGATGTTTTCTATCCTGGTCATTTTGCCCATTATTATATTTTCCACGACCGTTCCGAACTTGGACGGTTCGGTCGCTTGCAACATTCAGATGCCAGAGCCAGTGAACCAGTGGATGGCTGTGTTTGTGATTTATGCCTTTCTCATGGGCTTTCTGTTCCCAGTCATTGCTATCTGTATGTGTTACATCCTCATCATCGCCAAGATGAGAGTGGTGGCAATGAAGGCAGGCTGGCAGCAGCGTAAGAAATCGGAGAGAAAGATCACtctgatggtgttgatggtggtgaCCGTGTTTGTCATCTGTTGGATGCCCTTTCACATTGTACAGCTCGTTAATGTCTTTGTGGAGCACCATAACGCGACATTCATGCAACTCGCAGTGATTTTGGGGTACGCAAACAGCTGCGCCAACCCTATACTGTATGGATTTTTATCAGACAATTTCAAACGTTCGTTCCAAAGAATTTTGTGCCTGCGGTGGATGGACAATGCGACGGAGGAACCAATAGATTACTATGCCACGGCTCTGAAAAGTCGTGGTTACAGTGCGGATGAATTTCAACCAGACAACATGGAATGTGACAGCACTTATAGAAATGGAATCTGCACTTCGAGGACAACGACACTGTAA
- the clec14a gene encoding C-type lectin domain family 14 member A codes for MEYYWICLWSVLGLGLCVPDDEHYTLHLIPLNFDKALEACLPASFLTKVASMEEAMEILKVIANMPSTEGTFEFWVGLRKEKLDCVKNDTPLKGFKWTVDSSSDTKLDQWKSLPKPTCTVIHCVFLSGEFNGTEIVNWGFVPSTCKTNRPFICKQRDGKMPFMDQCLTPHIPEARSLRPDPNNPHKLDLECSSGQLFKLTCSAMTLKWKRDDGSAIDGICASCKAGYVRDGSGNCVDNDECRGQPCKGQCVNTEGFYLCKCRDKNGNLQDEGSVSCNELPVATFTPEGSDTYLVQDHTPTSKPTIQEGSIEIVDKSGEQAKIFIPVLIAVMTLVVLVVVVLATVKCCLRRRSQKLAMKTTEKMAIKRAEASKEKYSMENTNEKEAT; via the coding sequence ATGGAGTACTACTGGATATGCCTGTGGAGCGTCTTGGGGCTGGGTCTGTGTGTTCCTGATGATGAACACTATACTCTTCATCTGATACCTCTCAACTTTGACAAAGCTTTAGaagcctgtctgcctgccagtTTCCTAACTAAAGTGGCCAGTATGGAGGAAGCCATGGAGATTTTGAAAGTCATCGCGAACATGCCATCCACAGAAGGTACATTTGAGTTTTGGGTGGGTTTGAGGAAAGAAAAGTTGGATTGTGTGAAAAATGACACACCTCTGAAAGGTTTTAAATGGACAGTGGATAGCAGCAGTGACACAAAACTGGATCAGTGGAAGTCTTTGCCCAAACCAACCTGCACGGTTATACACTGTGTATTTCTCTCCGGTGAGTTTAATGGAACTGAGATAGTGAACTGGGGGTTTGTTCCCAGTACCTGTAAGACAAATCGTCCATTCATTTGTAAACAACGTGATGGAAAGATGCCTTTCATGGACCAGTGTCTTACCCCACACATACCGGAGGCCCGGTCACTCAGGCCAGACCCAAATAATCCTCATAAACTGGATCTAGAATGTTCGTCTGGGCAATTGTTTAAACTGACTTGCTCTGCAATGACTCTGAAATGGAAACGTGATGATGGATCGGCTATAGATGGCATTTGTGCTTCGTGCAAAGCAGGTTATGTGAGAGATGGGTCTGGAAACTGTGTGGACAATGATGAATGCAGAGGTCAGCCCTGCAAAGGCCAGTGTGTCAACACTGAGGGTTTTTACCTCTGTAAATGCCGTGATAAAAATGGAAATCTTCAAGACGAGGGCTCAGTGTCATGCAATGAACTACCAGTAGCTACCTTTACTCCTGAAGGAAGTGACACCTATTTGGTCCAAGACCACACTCCCACTTCCAAGCCAACAATTCAGGAGGGGTCTATTGAGATAGTGGACAAGAGTGGAGAACAAGCCAAAATCTTCATACCTGTGCTGATAGCAGTAATGACCTTGGTCGTTCTGGTGGTCGTGGTGTTGGCTACTGTGAAGTGCTGTCTCAGGAGGCGATCGCAGAAGCTGGCCATGAAAACTACAGAGAAAATGGCAATAAAGAGGGCAGAGGCCTCGAAGGAAAAATACTCCATGGAAAACACAAATGAGAAGGAGGCAACTTAA